From the genome of Leptotrichia sp. oral taxon 847:
ATGTTGTTGCAAAAAATAAAAAAACTTAGAGAGGAAAACTGTTTTTTGATATATTAAATTAAATCCTAAATATAATATAGAATTTTCAAATAGAAATGTTGGAAATGTGACAGTACCAATAGATTTTGATAATCATATTATAGGCGGAGAAATAAACAGACGTGGAGATCCGGTAGGAGGTCACAGCACTCTAACTCCAACCGTTAGAATTAGCAATGATTTGGGAGTTACATCAAATGGAGTTCGTAAAAATAATATTGAGATATTTAATTCAAGAACTAATCAA
Proteins encoded in this window:
- a CDS encoding EndoU domain-containing protein — its product is MTVPIDFDNHIIGGEINRRGDPVGGHSTLTPTVRISNDLGVTSNGVRKNNIEIFNSRTNQWLPKRYINTMFPEWWTGNRIKVENDTAYKLRTQHPTNQSK